The DNA sequence TATATAAGTAAACATGGCGCGCGCCTAGTGTTCTGGCAATCAGGTCGCACGCCGCCTGGCGTATCCCGCCTGGCTCGAACCGCAGGCGCAGTTCCGATAGGGCCGCATCTGTCTTGTCACGCCAGGCCAGGTTTGCGTCGGACTGCCGCTGCACGGCGGCGCACAGCTGCTTCCAACTCCAGTCGAAAGAGACCCACGTCACGCCGGCACCCACCACCATCAGGGCGATGCGCATTGCCGGTGTCTCCGACGGGCTGATCTGGACCAGCAAGGCGCACACAATCGCCACGGCAACGGTCAACAGCAGCGGCCGCATCGTGTTGCGTGACAGCGGACGGTTCCGGTACCAGCTCACCACGATATCCAGCCGTACCCGGCGCGATGAGAAGAAGAAGGCCGTCAGAGAGGAGAGAAACAGCAGCAGGACCGCCAGCCACACGAGCAGCGCCAGCCGCTGCAGAAAGTCGAGTCCTGCATTCATGACTGCCTAGCGCGGCTGGAAAACCAGGAAATACTGATGGGCGAGGAAGTCGAAACTCTTCACCTGCCGGAAGCCCGCATCGTCCAGTTCCTTCCGCACCTCCTGCTCAGAGAGCTTCATGGCGGGCGGCGGACCGACGGGCAGTTCCTTCTTGAAAAAGTCAACGATCACAATGCGGCCTCCGGGCTTCAGGGCGCTTCGAAGCTTCCCATAATACGCTGCCCGGCTGCCGATGTGGTGCAGAACATCACACAGGAAAATGGTGTCGACGCCGCCTGTCGGCAGCTTCGGGTCATCCGGGTCGGCCAGGATGGTCGACAGGTTGGCCGGGGCTCCTTTGGCAGCCAGCGTCAGCAGGTCCTTGTTGATGTCCACGGCATAGACTTTGCCTGCGTGATGCGCAAACCGCCGCGCGAAATAGCCGGTGCCGGCGCCGATGTCGGCGATCGTGTCGGTGGACTTCAATTCCAGGGCCATCACCACTTCGTGCGGCTTCTGCCACGCGTCACGCGATGGATCTTCCAGAATCTTGGCGTACTCCGCATTGTCCTGCGGTGGATGGTGCTGGTGTTGAACCTGTGCGTTCAGGCCGGCCACGGGCAACAGGGAAACTGCCGCGGCCAACCGGAGAAGGGAAGTACTACGAGTTGGCAAGGGTGCTGTTCTTCTTTCCGAACAGGAAGTAAATCGCGATACCGATGGCCGACCAGAAGAAGAAACGCACCCAGGTCTCCAGCGGCAGCGCCATCATCAGAATCATGCAACTGGCGATGGAGAGCAAGGGGAACAGCGGTCCGAACGGCACCCGGAAACTGCGCGGCCGGTCGGGCTGAGTCTTGCGCAACACCAGTACGCCCGCGGAAACAATGGTGAACGCGAACAGCGTGCCGATGTTTGACAGGTCGGCGAAAGTACCAATGTCCCACACGCCGGACGGAATACCGACGGCGAAGCCCGCAATCCAGGTGGAGACGTGCGGGGTGTGGTGCTTGGGGTGAATCCTGGAGAAGAAGCGCGGCAGCAGCCCGTCCCGCGACATCGCGAACCAAACGCGCGCCTGACCATACTGGAACACCAGCAGGGACGAAAGCATGCCCACGATGGCGCCCACGCCCACCCACTCCCGCACGGTGTTCATGTTCAGGTTCTTCAGGGCCTCGGCCACCGGAGCCGCGTTGTTCAGGGTTTGCCACGGCGCGATGCCAGTCAGCACCAGAGCCACTGCAATGTAGAGGGTGGAACAAACCAGCAGCGTCCCGATGATTCCGATGGGCAGATCGCGCTGCGGGTTCCGGCACTCTTCGGCCGCCGTCGATACCGAATCGAACCCGATGTAGGTGAAGAACACGATGGCGGCGCCTGTCAGCACGCCCGACATGCCATTGGGCAGGAATGGATGCCAGTGGTGCGTACTCACCGCGCGGCCGGCGCCGATGACGAAGATCGCAATGGCGCCCAGTTTCACCAGCACCATGATGTTGTTGGTGCGGGCGCTCTCCTTGATGCCGTAGGTCAGCACCCATGTGAGCAGCATCAGAATCAGAAACGCCGGCAGGTTGAACCAACTGCCCGTCAACTGCCCACCCATGATCATCGGCTCAGATAGCTGTTTGGGGAGATGCCACCCGAATATCGACTCCAGAATGTCGTTGAAGTAAGCGGAAAAGCCGACCGCCACCGCCATGTTTGAGACGGCGTACTCCAGAATCAGATTCCAGCCGATCAGCCAGGCTACGAACTCGCCCATCGTCGCATACGCATAGGTGTAGGCGGAGCCCGCCACCGGGATGCAGCATGCCATTTCGGCGTAGCACAGGGCCGCGAAACCGCACGCGATCGCCGTCAACAGAAACGAGAGCGCAACCCCTGGGCCCGCGCCCGGCCGGCCGATGGTGAATGACGAACTTGCCCCGTTGATGATCAGATCGAGGATCGGAACATGCAACAGGGAGTGGAAGCTGCGCACCTCACCCGCCGCCGCTGTGCCAGTGAGGATAAAAATGCCGCTGCCGATGACAGCGCCGATGCCCAGGGCCATCAGGCTCCAGGCGCCCAATGTGCGGTCCAGGCGTTTGCCTTCCTCATTGGAGGCGGCCACCAGAGCTTCGATGCTCTTGGTGCGGAAGAGTTGTTTCATCGGCGGGAGCCTCCTCGCGGCCGGGGTGTTAGGGAGCTATCAGCGATCAGCCGTCAGCTTTCAGCTATCTGTGATTGGACCTCGGGCTACTACCACGCAGGAGCGGCAGGAGTGCCAAAGAAGAGTTGAAAGCATACCACCGTTAGCCACCAGGGGCCAACGGGTGGCGGTCCGGCAACGGCAACCGAGGGACGTGCCGGACGCCAGTAAGGCTGCAAGCTGATAGCTGACCGCTGATAGCTTTTAGTTAGCGCTTGCGCTGGCCGCGCGCGATCGTCTTGACCTTGCGTTTCCGCGAACCGCGATC is a window from the uncultured Paludibaculum sp. genome containing:
- a CDS encoding class I SAM-dependent methyltransferase, yielding MPTRSTSLLRLAAAVSLLPVAGLNAQVQHQHHPPQDNAEYAKILEDPSRDAWQKPHEVVMALELKSTDTIADIGAGTGYFARRFAHHAGKVYAVDINKDLLTLAAKGAPANLSTILADPDDPKLPTGGVDTIFLCDVLHHIGSRAAYYGKLRSALKPGGRIVIVDFFKKELPVGPPPAMKLSEQEVRKELDDAGFRQVKSFDFLAHQYFLVFQPR
- a CDS encoding amino acid permease, with protein sequence MKQLFRTKSIEALVAASNEEGKRLDRTLGAWSLMALGIGAVIGSGIFILTGTAAAGEVRSFHSLLHVPILDLIINGASSSFTIGRPGAGPGVALSFLLTAIACGFAALCYAEMACCIPVAGSAYTYAYATMGEFVAWLIGWNLILEYAVSNMAVAVGFSAYFNDILESIFGWHLPKQLSEPMIMGGQLTGSWFNLPAFLILMLLTWVLTYGIKESARTNNIMVLVKLGAIAIFVIGAGRAVSTHHWHPFLPNGMSGVLTGAAIVFFTYIGFDSVSTAAEECRNPQRDLPIGIIGTLLVCSTLYIAVALVLTGIAPWQTLNNAAPVAEALKNLNMNTVREWVGVGAIVGMLSSLLVFQYGQARVWFAMSRDGLLPRFFSRIHPKHHTPHVSTWIAGFAVGIPSGVWDIGTFADLSNIGTLFAFTIVSAGVLVLRKTQPDRPRSFRVPFGPLFPLLSIASCMILMMALPLETWVRFFFWSAIGIAIYFLFGKKNSTLANS